The proteins below are encoded in one region of Calditrichota bacterium:
- a CDS encoding helix-turn-helix transcriptional regulator, translating into MLLWFMKEKLTLAVTFGEVLKEERLRNNLSQEALAYASGLERNFISSMERGISQPTITTLFKLAEQLKISPNDLIQKVSDKK; encoded by the coding sequence TTGCTACTTTGGTTTATGAAAGAAAAACTAACATTAGCAGTAACCTTTGGTGAAGTGCTAAAAGAGGAACGATTACGGAATAACCTGTCCCAGGAAGCCCTGGCTTATGCAAGTGGTCTGGAACGTAATTTTATATCTTCTATGGAAAGGGGTATCAGCCAGCCTACCATAACAACCCTTTTCAAGCTGGCCGAACAGCTTAAAATTTCTCCCAACGATTTGATACAAAAAGTATCCGACAAGAAGTAA
- a CDS encoding GNAT family N-acetyltransferase, producing MQKNPKIIITTNRLILREMNTLDLDYLHQIFDEAISMTFYTSPQKREKAELWIEHVITSYKKNGFGMWLCFNTKNKKFIGQCGLMKNEIDGHEEIELGYSILRKCWNQRYATEAARACIKYSFEILNVLRVVSVIDNNISSKHVLHKIGMKKTGQVKRWNKITDLYTIDKT from the coding sequence ATGCAAAAGAATCCAAAAATAATAATTACTACCAATCGACTTATTCTTCGTGAAATGAACACACTCGATCTAGATTATTTGCATCAAATCTTTGATGAAGCGATTTCAATGACTTTTTATACCTCACCACAAAAGCGGGAAAAAGCTGAACTATGGATTGAGCATGTAATTACATCGTATAAAAAGAATGGATTTGGCATGTGGCTGTGCTTTAATACAAAAAACAAAAAGTTTATAGGACAATGTGGCTTAATGAAAAATGAAATCGATGGACATGAAGAAATTGAATTGGGATACTCAATTCTAAGGAAATGTTGGAACCAAAGATATGCAACAGAAGCTGCGAGGGCATGTATCAAGTATTCGTTTGAAATCCTAAATGTATTGCGTGTTGTATCAGTTATAGATAATAATATTTCATCTAAACATGTTTTGCATAAAATTGGAATGAAAAAAACAGGACAAGTTAAGCGTTGGAATAAGATTACTGACTTATATACTATTGATAAAACATGA
- a CDS encoding TolC family protein: protein MKFILITSIGLLILFSSCTSIRTTAVIPESQPILKSIQAETKTGFPAKEVEDPQGILTLEKAIQLALMQNPRLAVYSLEIRARDADALQASLFPNPEIEIETENFAGSGVYRGIDATETTISLGQLLELSGKREKRTKVAVFESDLAAWDYEALKLQVYTSVVRNYIQVLALQEKIELDKELLNISEKLVESVKKRVQSGGLSPAETARANVVVSNAEITLQRTERQLLATRSLLASTWNGKGLFATIQGSLEANRKIPEKDIIKQKLDQAPELARWSVEMERRRSSLELAEAMAVPDPTISLAYRRINESKDNALVAGLSIPLPFFDRNQGNVQKKQIRVKQGVWEKKTVRNNLNTRLESLYPNAEALAAEISALRQTAIPQAEKAFVIISESYQRGKFQLIDVLDAQRTLFEARRRLVDSLLDFKMTITELERLIGRDLQSL, encoded by the coding sequence ATGAAATTCATACTTATTACAAGTATTGGTTTACTTATACTTTTTTCCAGTTGTACTTCAATAAGAACAACCGCAGTAATTCCGGAAAGCCAACCAATACTAAAATCAATACAAGCCGAAACAAAAACCGGCTTCCCAGCAAAAGAAGTTGAAGATCCACAAGGTATCCTAACTTTGGAAAAAGCTATACAACTCGCCCTGATGCAAAATCCACGGTTAGCTGTTTATTCCCTGGAAATCCGTGCCCGAGATGCAGATGCGTTACAAGCTTCCCTTTTTCCCAATCCTGAAATTGAAATTGAAACAGAGAACTTTGCGGGAAGTGGGGTTTATAGAGGGATCGATGCTACTGAAACAACAATCTCGCTTGGGCAATTATTAGAGCTTTCTGGAAAGCGTGAAAAACGAACAAAAGTGGCGGTGTTTGAGAGTGACCTTGCTGCCTGGGACTATGAAGCGTTGAAACTGCAAGTCTATACTTCTGTTGTAAGGAATTATATACAGGTTCTGGCCCTTCAGGAAAAAATAGAGCTTGATAAAGAGTTGTTAAACATCTCAGAGAAATTGGTTGAATCTGTTAAAAAGCGTGTACAGTCTGGTGGATTGTCCCCTGCTGAAACAGCGCGGGCCAATGTTGTTGTAAGTAATGCAGAAATTACCCTCCAGCGCACAGAACGGCAGCTATTAGCTACCCGGTCATTATTGGCATCTACCTGGAATGGCAAAGGACTTTTTGCTACAATACAAGGAAGCCTTGAAGCCAACCGAAAAATCCCGGAAAAAGATATAATAAAACAAAAACTAGATCAAGCCCCAGAGTTAGCACGCTGGTCTGTCGAAATGGAAAGGCGACGCAGTTCCCTGGAATTGGCAGAAGCTATGGCAGTGCCCGATCCCACAATAAGCCTGGCCTATCGCAGAATTAATGAGTCTAAAGATAATGCATTGGTTGCTGGACTATCTATTCCTTTACCTTTTTTTGATCGTAATCAGGGAAACGTCCAAAAAAAGCAGATCAGGGTAAAACAGGGTGTTTGGGAAAAGAAAACGGTACGAAACAATTTAAATACACGCCTGGAAAGTCTTTATCCCAACGCAGAAGCTTTGGCAGCAGAAATATCTGCACTGCGACAAACAGCTATTCCCCAAGCAGAGAAAGCATTTGTAATTATCAGCGAAAGCTACCAACGCGGCAAATTTCAATTAATTGACGTTTTGGATGCGCAGCGGACTCTTTTTGAGGCACGTCGCAGGTTAGTTGATTCGTTGTTAGATTTCAAAATGACAATAACAGAGCTTGAACGATTGATCGGGCGAGATCTACAAAGTTTATAA
- a CDS encoding HlyD family efflux transporter periplasmic adaptor subunit, which produces MKFALIKVAALLVVTILVISCGEKQKTNAEVHNEESISEKGGYNEVVQISDAELQEFGIELATAGPGKLAIHVSLPGEIIIPPDNLAHIHPRFAGIVKEVRKHIGDKVRKGDVLAVIESNESLAEYQIKSLIDGTVVEKHFSLGEVVEGTDHGFVVANLSQVWAMLTLYQKDLPFVKTGQEVTISLGSEMEKSVGKIAYISPIIDEITRTAKARIILNNRKGYWKPGLFVTGSIATSESEVDVVIPKTALETFEGKTVVFVKNDEGFEPREVIIGKTNHLNVEAISGIKSGDIFVSKGGFTLKSELQKGEMGEGHGH; this is translated from the coding sequence ATGAAATTTGCATTAATCAAAGTAGCGGCATTATTAGTAGTTACAATTTTAGTTATAAGTTGTGGAGAAAAGCAAAAAACAAACGCTGAAGTACATAATGAAGAAAGCATAAGTGAAAAAGGTGGGTATAATGAAGTTGTCCAAATAAGTGATGCGGAATTGCAGGAATTTGGAATCGAGCTTGCGACAGCAGGACCAGGAAAATTAGCAATTCATGTTTCTCTCCCAGGTGAGATTATTATTCCTCCAGATAACCTTGCCCACATTCATCCCCGTTTTGCAGGAATAGTTAAAGAAGTCCGCAAACATATTGGAGATAAAGTTAGAAAAGGCGATGTACTTGCCGTAATAGAAAGCAATGAGAGTTTAGCGGAATATCAGATAAAATCATTGATTGATGGTACCGTTGTTGAAAAGCACTTCTCTTTAGGGGAGGTGGTGGAAGGAACAGATCATGGCTTTGTTGTGGCAAATTTGAGCCAGGTTTGGGCTATGCTGACCCTGTATCAAAAAGACCTTCCCTTTGTTAAAACAGGACAAGAAGTAACAATTTCCCTGGGATCGGAAATGGAGAAAAGTGTAGGAAAAATTGCCTATATCTCGCCTATCATTGATGAAATAACACGAACAGCGAAAGCCAGGATCATTTTAAACAATAGAAAAGGATATTGGAAGCCAGGATTATTTGTGACAGGATCTATCGCTACTTCTGAAAGTGAAGTCGATGTTGTCATTCCAAAAACAGCACTGGAAACCTTTGAAGGCAAAACGGTAGTCTTTGTAAAAAATGATGAGGGTTTTGAGCCACGTGAGGTAATTATCGGAAAAACCAACCACCTTAATGTAGAAGCTATCAGTGGAATAAAAAGCGGTGATATTTTTGTAAGTAAGGGTGGATTCACACTAAAATCGGAGCTACAAAAAGGAGAAATGGGTGAAGGGCACGGACATTAA